Genomic window (Chondrocystis sp. NIES-4102):
TAATAGACACAATGGATTTTTACAGTTGTGTCATAGTTGATAATAATCAAGTTTATTTCTCTAGTTATAATTGATTTTTTAGTATGTAATATAAAACCTAGAACTACAAATAGAGTTTAATTGATCTAGAAAATATCATTAAATATAATAAATAGATTAATTTTAAAAGTTATCAACGGCATCAGCTTCTGGTCTAACTATTATTTACAATAGCTTGAAACCAATCCCAAACATAAAATAAGGCAATTTATGAAATTATAGCCAGCAAGCGAATAAGATTACATAATTTATTTGATCAAGACAACATAATATTTTTGCTTCGTTATTTAATATAAAATTTTAAATTACCAAATACAGATCAACGTGTTTTTAATCCTTGGGCTTAATATAATATCCAAATGATCACAATTAAATAAGCTTAAAACAAAACAATATAGACAGTAATTTTAGGGTAAAACTTAGGATGTAAGTAAGACAAAATTATAGATCAATTAACAAATACGAGGCAGTATATACCCAAGTAAAACAACATATATAAAAAATAAATCAACAATAACTAAATATCCCTCACTCAAATTTGACCCGTATAGGGTGAGGGAAGCCACGAGATGTAAAATACCGATCTGCGCCTCACAGCTATATAACTTATTTAGCACTATGCAAAACAATATTAATCGACTTTTGACAACCACCTAATTTAGTAAAAGCTCACAATGATTTCCAGATCAAAATAAAACAAATCGCCAAATAATAGAAAAAATTATAAAAATTACTGCTTGTAATCTTAATCACGAACCATATAATAGAAGTCAGACAAAAAATGTAACAAAAATCAACAAAACAAAATACTTACCCAGGTACAGAAAAAAAATATAGGAGAAAGTTAATGTTAAGACTAGAACATATTAGTAAAATTTACGCTACAGGGGAAGTTCTCAAAGATGTAACCTGGGAAGTTAAATCAGGAGAAAGAGTAGGTTTAGTTGGGGTAAATGGGGCTGGAAAATCTACACAATTAAGAATTATCAATGGCGAAATAGAAGCAACATCAGGAGAAATAATTCGCCCTGCTAATTTAAAAATCGCCTATTTAACTCAAGAATTTGAAGTAGAACCCACAAGAACAGTTTATGAAGAGTTTTGGACGGTTTTTACAGAAGCGAACTTGATTCAACAGCAGATGGGGCAAATACAGCAATCGATGGAAACAGCCCAACCTGAAGAATTAGAGAGGTTAATTGACAAACTAGATAAACTACAACGTAAATTTGAAGCCATAGATGGTTACAGTTTAGATGCTCAAATAGAAAAAATCCTACCAGAGATGGGGTTTACTAGTGAGGATGGCGATCGCCTTGTTAGTTCTTTTAGTGGTGGTTGGCAGATGCGGATGAGTTTGGGAAAAATATTGTTACAAGCACCTGACTTACTACTATTAGATGAGCCGACAAACCATTTAGATTTAGCAACGATTGAATGGTTAGAAAACTATTTACGGGGTATTAATACTCCTATGGTGATTATCTCCCACGATCGCGAATTTTTAGATCGTCTGTGTACCAAAATAGTAGAAACAGAAAGGGGTGTTGCCACAACTTATCTAGGTAATTATTCCGCTTATCTTCAACAAAAAGCCGAAATTCGTTTAGCTCAAGGAGCGACTTACGAGAGACAGCAGAAGGAAATAGCCAAGCAGCAAGAATTTATTGAAAAATTCAGAGCTAGTGCAACTCGTAGTACTCAAGCAAAAAGCCGAGAAAAACAATTAGATAAAGTAGAATTAGTCGAAGCACCAATTGCTAGCTTAAGAACCCTAAAATTCCGTTTCCCCCCATCTCCTAGAAGTGGTAGAGAAGTAGTTAAGATTGAAGATCTAGTTCACACTTTCAATAACGACATCCTGTTTTTAGGAGCAAATTTAACCATAGAAAGAGGCGATCGCATTGCTATTTTAGGCCCAAACGGCGCAGGAAAATCTACTCTTCTACGGATGATTATGGGGATGGAACAATTTGACGAGGGGAAGGTAGAATTAGGTAATCATAATGTTATCCCTGGTTATTTTGA
Coding sequences:
- a CDS encoding ABC transporter-related protein: MLRLEHISKIYATGEVLKDVTWEVKSGERVGLVGVNGAGKSTQLRIINGEIEATSGEIIRPANLKIAYLTQEFEVEPTRTVYEEFWTVFTEANLIQQQMGQIQQSMETAQPEELERLIDKLDKLQRKFEAIDGYSLDAQIEKILPEMGFTSEDGDRLVSSFSGGWQMRMSLGKILLQAPDLLLLDEPTNHLDLATIEWLENYLRGINTPMVIISHDREFLDRLCTKIVETERGVATTYLGNYSAYLQQKAEIRLAQGATYERQQKEIAKQQEFIEKFRASATRSTQAKSREKQLDKVELVEAPIASLRTLKFRFPPSPRSGREVVKIEDLVHTFNNDILFLGANLTIERGDRIAILGPNGAGKSTLLRMIMGMEQFDEGKVELGNHNVIPGYFEQNQAEALNLDKTVIDTIHDEVPEWKNEEVRTLLGQFLFSGETVFKQVAALSGGEKARLALAKMLLTPANLLILDEPTNHLDIPAKEMLESALKDYDGTVVIVSHDRYFISQVANKIVEIRDGELIAYSGDYHYYLDKIAEEAEKARQKAELELKEAKQAAKRAKQAEKKKSKSKSK